Below is a window of Mucilaginibacter sp. PAMC 26640 DNA.
AACATCCGTAGGGCTTAAATTAAGGCTGCTGAAAAACGCCAGTGCGTTATCCAAAGGCATCAGTACTACATCGGTGATTGATTTACCATCGATCTTTACATAGGATGCATCCTTGCGCAAGCGGCTGCCCTTACATTCGGGGCAGGTGGTTTTGCCGCGATAGCGCGATAGCAAAACCCGGTATTGAATCTTGTAGGTTTGCTCTTCCATCTCCTTAAAAAATTCATTAAGGCCACGGAAGTGCTGGTTACCGGTCCACAGTAATTGCTGCTGCGCTTCGGTAAGCTGATTATACTGGCGATGAATAGGGAAATCGAATTTAAGCGAGCTTTTCACCAGCTTATCGTTCCATTCGCGCATTTTTTCGCCGCGCCATGGGGCAATAGCACCCTCGTACACGGTTTTACTTTTATCAGGAACTACAAGGTCGTGGTCAATACCAATTACCTTACCATAGCCTTCGCATTTTTTGCAGGCACCATAAGGGTTGTTAAAGCTGAAGAAATTTGGTGACGGCTCTTCAAACCGGATATCATCCAGCTCAAAGCGATCGCAAAAGAAGCGTTCGCTCTCTGTTTCAGCTTCCGGTTCCCGGTAACGCACGTAGCAATCGCCCTTGCCTTCAAAAAAAGCAGTTTGGATACTGTCACCTAAACGGCTCACCGTTTCGTCCTCATCGTTTTTAGTGATGCGATCGATAACAATACGTACCGGTAAGCTATGGGTAGATAGCTGCGTGTTGTGGGCCGTTACCTGGCTCTCTGCATTCTGACTGTCAATCTCCGCCTGTACCGCTTCTTCCGCTTTTTGTTTTTTAGTTTTTGCTTTAGGCTTGGGGCCATCCGCTACTATTTCATTGATCGTTTCTGCCAGTAAATTCGCATTCAGGCTTTCATCCTCCAGTAAAGATTCAATACGGTTTAACTCGCCATTGATCTCTACCCGGATAAAACCCTTTTGCATCAGCACCGCCAGTTCTTCTTTTAAGCTGCGGTTATTGTGGGGGTGCAGCGGACAGAGCACAGTTACCTGCGTATCCTGCGGCAGGCTCATGATAAAATTGATCACATCGGTAACGCTGTCTTTTTTTACAATACCACCGGAAATAGGCGATACGGTTTTCCCTATCCGGGAAAACAGCAGCTTTAGGTAATCATAAATCTCCGTGCTGGTGCCCACGGTGGAGCGCGGGTTGCTGGTGATCACTTTCTGCTCTATAGCGATAGCCGGGGCAATACCTTTGATATAATCTACATCGGGCTTGTTCATGCGGCCCAAAAACTGGCGCGCATAGGAGGAAAGGCTCTCCACGTACCTGCGCTGACCCTCGGCGTACAAGGTATCGAAAGCCAAAGAGGATTTGCCGGATCCCGACATGCCGGTGATGACCACCAGTTTGTTTTTGGGGATAGCCACATCCATGTTTTTTAGATTGTGTACCCGGGCTCCCTTTATAATGATATGCTTTTGCGGATCTTTTTCTGCTTCCTTGATCATTTGCTGTTAGTGTTGTCCATAGTCGATAGTTAGCGGACCATAGAAAGAACCGATTTAATTGATTAAAGTTTAAACCTCTGGCACAAACCATCGTCTAAACATGAAACGATTTACTATGGGCTACGGTCCATTATCTGTGGACGCTTTGGAATTGCAAAAATCCTAAAATTTTTAGCCTTATCCAAATAGCCCGGCAGATTAGTATTTGGTTTATAGAACGTTTATAAAATACTTGCACTTTGCTGACACGTAACTTTATGTTCAAAGATGACATACCACTCCCCAAAAAATATTTGTTTTTATTTTTTAAAAATATTATATTTGAGGGTAACAAAATTCTTAACCCGAAAAGAAAACGCTATAGATAGAACTCTACATTTAATAACGACAAAAAATTAACTTTAGTTTATTAGTAGCTTTCTATGGATTTTCAATTGAAAAGTGATCAGGATCTAATCCATCTATATATCGCCGGAGACGAAGCAGGACTTGTGGAGCTTATCCGACGTTACCAATCCAAAATATATACTTCTATTTACCTGCTCGTTAAAGACGAGGCATTGGCCGAGGATATTTTCCAGGACACGTTTATAAAAGTTATTAACACGCTAAAAGCCGGCAAATATAACGAGGAAGGTAAGTTTTTGCCTTGGGTAACCCGTATAGGCCATAACCTGGTGATTGACCATTTTCGCCGTGAAAAACGTGCGCCTATGGTTAGCAATGGCGATGACTTTGACATTTTTGAAGTGTTGGGCAATTATGATGAAAGCGCGGAGGACCGGCTGGTGCGCGAGCAAACGCATAAAGACCTTAAAACATTGATACAGTTGTTGCCATCGGAGCAAAAAGAAGTGCTGATTATGCGCCATTTTGGTGATATGAGCTTTAAAGAAATTGCCGACGTTACCGATGTGAGCATCAATACCGCTCTTGGCCGAATGCGCTACGCCCTGAATAACCTGCGCAAAATGATGCAGACTAAAGAGTTGAGTTTAAAGAATTAAGGATAGGGTCTACTGATCAGTCAGACCTTCCGTTTAACGAAGAAATTGATGGCCTTGGCGTTCGCGCTAAGGCCTTTTTATTTGCTATCCGTCGGGTTGAAACCAACAGTAATGAAGCAGCAAGATGGTCTATAGATAGTTAAGGTGGATTTGCTATCCTGCTTCGTTGCCGTCCCATTTAGGAGACGGATAATAGATGTGACAACATATACGCTATCTCTTAGGGTAAATAGATTCGTCCCTTCGATACATTGCCATTACAAGCGTTACCATTTTGTTATAGGTATCAATACCCTGGGGTTGGTTATTGGCTTTTAAAAAGTTATCGTAAAATATGCCGGTGATCTCGTTCAGCTTGTTTTGGTAGCTTTGCCAGTACAGCCGCTCCTCCTTAAAATCTTTTTTTACATCTGCGGAGATGCGGAGCCTCATTTGTTTGTAAAGGAGGCTGTCGGCCCCGCGCAGGGTGAACATAAACTCGCCAACTGCCAGATGATAAGCAGAATACCGCAATAGTTTGTCTTTAGCTGCTGTAGCTGCTAAAAAACCGGCAAAGTTGGCTTCATCCTCGGGGCCGTACCCCGCCTGGTGCGACATTTCGTGGCAAGCCACAAATGGCCTTGCAAACACGGGTTGCTCATAATTCAGCTGCGCCTCGGTGGTAAAAGGATTGTAATAACCGGATGTGCCAATGTAGTTGATGATCGGCGTTAACAGCGATGGCTTTAGGCCAGGGCTATAGGTTTTGAAGCTGACCGAGTTGCCGCCCAGCGCTATTAATGCCTGCTTTGCACGGATATAGATGGTATCGTTGGTTTGCCTGAAGTCGGCGGGGGAGAGCCGACTGCGGGTGAGGTTGGCGCTATCGATTAAAATGTTGGTAACGGCCTGTAATTCGGCTATGCTAAATTTGCTTTCCTTCAGGTTTAGCCTTTCCGCAGCGGATGGGCGGAAATAATTCATTCCCCATAAAACATAAAACAGCAGGATAGCCGTTTGCATGCCAATGACCAGACCTGTGATCAACAGGCCTGAATTCAAAAATTGTTTTTTAAACAGCAGGCTAATTAGCCTCACTAACAGGTAAATAAGGTAAACTACTACTGCAATGTAAAGCAAATCGCCCAGGCTGAAAGGGACCACGTTAAAGACTGGGTGCAACACCTTGCAGATCAACGGGTATAGTCCTTGCGAATAATACTTTTCTACCGCGTAAGGATGCCCGGCAAACACCATTAGCAGGTAAATGGCTAATGCCAGGGCTGCCATGATGATGGCGCGTTTTAAAAAAGTCTTTTTAGCGAAATAACTCTTCATTTAGTCGCGTAAATATATCTGAAATTGCGCAGTCGTCATCCTTAACTTGTTTTGGCAACCCACGGTAGGGGTGTAAATTTTGCAGGTTACTTTGCAACGGTTGTCAAAACGAACTTTGTGTGCCAGAATTTAACGCCCCTACAAACCAAAAAGCCTCCTGTTGTGCAGAAGGCTTCTTGATATTGTTTTTATTTTACTTATTTAACCGAAACCGGAACCGATAATTTATCCCAGTTTAAAGTAAAACCTTTTGCGGTAATTTTGTAAACCAAACGCTCGTTCATTGCCGATGCTACCGGTTTAACGGTTACGCGCAACGCATCCTGAGCTTCTTCATATTTGTAGGCACCCCATTGTTTAGCAACTTTGTTAAAAATAACTGTCCAGGTGGTGGCAGTTGGGATAGCGAAGAAACCGTAAGTACCTGCAGCTAATTTCTTGCCTTCAACCATGATATCTTTACTGGTTGTAAATACGGTAGCTTCGTTAGCGCCTGCACGCCAAACTTTTCCATATTTTTCCAAGTCGCCAAATACCTTGCGACCCTTTACAGATGGGCTGCCGTAGTTAATACTGATGGTTGACCCGGCTACCGTACCGCTAACGCTATCGCGCGGACTCGGCATTGGTTTTGTTTGCGCAAAAGTTGCGGCTGAAATTAATAAGGCCAACACAAAAAATGCTGCTGCTTTTACTTGAAATGATTTTCTCATAATGTTAATGCGTATTAAGTTGTAGTATAAATTTATACCGGTTTTTAATTGTTGACAAATATAACCGCAAAGGGTTTAATCCGCTAATGCTAACCCAAAAATATCCACTCCAAAACAAACTAAAATTTAGCGACCGATAGAACTTTAGTCTGACGATAGTGCTTTTTCAGCAGAACCTACATTGCAGTTAGGAATTGACCGAAAGGTTAAACAATTGTTGTGAGTTTTGGCCCCTTGTTCTTAACAGGCAAGGGGTTTTTTATGTAAAAATATCTTCAACTACTGCACCTTAAATGTAATTACAGATCGGCCCGGGTTGCCCGCCGTATCAATCCCCTCCACTATCACCCGGTAACTGCCGGGGGCATTACCATTCCCAAAGCTAAAGCTGGTGTGGCCATCTTTATCGGTAGTTAAATTGGGGTTCCAGTAAACCGTGCCGCGGGAGTTGTTGACCTGCTCACCTGCTACCTTATACTTGGGCGAGTAGAACTCACGGGACTTATAATAACCGGGAGGCCTTATGGATACCAGCCCTGGTGACATAGCGCTTACCGCCATGCCGTCATCATCTGCCGAATCGCCCTGCCGGCTCGTTAAAACAACAACCCCCGCCCCGCCAATAATGCCGTAGATAGCGGCATTATTGCCTTTTAGGATCTCTACCGTTTCTATTTGATTGGGCAGATACAAATCAAGTGTTGCATCTCTTACCAGAAGACCGTCAACCACCAATTGCATGGGCTCGGGCCCCGTACTAGTTGCGCTCGCTATCAGGCTGCTGGTAGCATAAACTTTTCCATTTACTATTGTTGCTCCCCGTATTTTGCCGGCCAGCGCAGCCGTAAGATTAGGCGAATCTTTAAACTCCTTTCTAAAAAACACCTGGTCGGCGTTGCCTGCCCCATTAAGGCTGGTGGTGCGGTACGTTTGTTTAACGTTTATAGGTTTCTGGTCGGTGCCTTTGGCCTGGTTGATGCTGATCTCATTGTTGCCCAAACCTGCGACTGTTGTCAAATTTTCGTCCAGACTGCTTAAGGGTTCTCTATTTGGATTTATGGCGACGGCTTTTGCGTTTTTATCCATCAGAACTACGGCTTTATTCTTAATGGCGCCGTTCTCTATTTTTATCAAAAATTTGGCACGGTCGGTATAACCCAGATCAGCAAAAACCAATTTGCCGGAATTATCGGTGAGTACCGTTAATGATTGCCCGCTCTCCGGCAGCAACAGCGTCACTTTTTCCTGGGGCAGGGCCTTACCGTCTTTTGTATTTAAATGTCCGCTGATCAGCATACCGTTTTCGGGTTTAAAGGCGAAAGCAGGTTCAGTATCATTTAGTAAGCCGGCCCAGGTAAAGCGGCGGTAGCCCTGTGTAAGCAGCAATATATCCAGGTTGGTATTAGCATCCGCTGCGCCTGTAAAGTAGTACCCGGGCTGCTCGATGTAACCTTTTACTGCTGAAGTAAGCAACAAATCGGTAAGGATATTATGACCGGTATTTTCATCGCTTGCCAGTGCGCTTTCATTTAAAACGGCAACAGAAAAATAGCCGGGGGCAGGTGTTTCACTTGCCTTTGCATTTAAGTCAATTTTTATAACGTCATTGGTGGCGTAAACCGGTTTATCGCTAACCAGCGCTAAATTCAATAAATCATCATTCCTTATGAAAACCAAGCGCTCATTAGCCGGGCTCCCATCGGGGCCAAAAACGGTGATCTGCAAAACGCCGGTCTTTAGGTCTTTTTTGGGCAGATCAAAACCAATTACCTGGTTGTCCAAAACTGTTTTTACTGTTTTAACAACGCCATCCTGGTACATTACCACGTTAAGCTCTTTGTTCTTGTTCTCCAGATAAAAAGGCTTGTTGGCATTTATATCGATAGAAAGTTTACTTTCCGACTGGTTATTAACGGTCAGTGTCAACCCTTTCTC
It encodes the following:
- a CDS encoding excinuclease ABC subunit A; its protein translation is MKEAEKDPQKHIIIKGARVHNLKNMDVAIPKNKLVVITGMSGSGKSSLAFDTLYAEGQRRYVESLSSYARQFLGRMNKPDVDYIKGIAPAIAIEQKVITSNPRSTVGTSTEIYDYLKLLFSRIGKTVSPISGGIVKKDSVTDVINFIMSLPQDTQVTVLCPLHPHNNRSLKEELAVLMQKGFIRVEINGELNRIESLLEDESLNANLLAETINEIVADGPKPKAKTKKQKAEEAVQAEIDSQNAESQVTAHNTQLSTHSLPVRIVIDRITKNDEDETVSRLGDSIQTAFFEGKGDCYVRYREPEAETESERFFCDRFELDDIRFEEPSPNFFSFNNPYGACKKCEGYGKVIGIDHDLVVPDKSKTVYEGAIAPWRGEKMREWNDKLVKSSLKFDFPIHRQYNQLTEAQQQLLWTGNQHFRGLNEFFKEMEEQTYKIQYRVLLSRYRGKTTCPECKGSRLRKDASYVKIDGKSITDVVLMPLDNALAFFSSLNLSPTDVKVGKRLLLEITNRLSFLNDVGLSYLTLNRLSNTLSGGESQRINLATSLGSSLVGSIYVLDEPSIGLHPRDTQRLVHVLKSLRDVGNTVLVVEHEEEIMKAADHIIDIGPEAGTHGGNLIFTGTYEQIIVDDDSLTGKYLSGREEIAIPAQRRKWNDFIEIKGARENNLNHVDAKFPLGVLTVVTGVSGSGKTSLVKRVLAPALQKVLGNYNGEQTGSFDSLEGDYAKIEQVELVDQNPIGRSSRSNPVTYVKAWDEIRNLYAALPVSKAGGLKPSAFSFNVEGGRCDTCQGEGEVKIEMQFMADIFLTCEACNGKRFKQHILDVQYNEKNVSEVLELTIDEALEFFAKEPKILAKIKPLVDVGLGYVQLGQSSNTLSGGEAQRIKLASFLVKGNNTHKTLFIFDEPTTGLHFADIKKLLKSFDALLEHGNTIIVIEHNMDVIKCADWVIDIGPEGGNRGGNVVFEGVPEDLIKKADSFTGEFLRERF
- a CDS encoding RNA polymerase subunit sigma-24, which translates into the protein MDFQLKSDQDLIHLYIAGDEAGLVELIRRYQSKIYTSIYLLVKDEALAEDIFQDTFIKVINTLKAGKYNEEGKFLPWVTRIGHNLVIDHFRREKRAPMVSNGDDFDIFEVLGNYDESAEDRLVREQTHKDLKTLIQLLPSEQKEVLIMRHFGDMSFKEIADVTDVSINTALGRMRYALNNLRKMMQTKELSLKN